A genomic stretch from Lathyrus oleraceus cultivar Zhongwan6 chromosome 2, CAAS_Psat_ZW6_1.0, whole genome shotgun sequence includes:
- the LOC127119615 gene encoding protein RETARDED ROOT GROWTH, mitochondrial — protein sequence MGGRWIKTLSSLLYNNNHRHILTPPSSPSLSKPHFPFFINRFLTVAAIPCHIDPDPIDLDHTRGFGAPEDDPCVKVPIKAFFLSTSINLKGIQADNPRNIVPPSSRSALNYVALRFCNYNLDANGHGFHVKASNCRYMVVYQYGSAVLFNIEDHEVDIYLQLVKRHASGLLSEMVKDDYAIREKPQLVEDMQGGPDYIVLKSLDTDGIRLIGSVLGQSIALDYFVSQVDGLVEEFAGINRGMEKTGTFTMDKKKLLQLVGKANSNLADVILKVGLFERSEIAWRDAKYAQIYEYLREEYEVAQRFGNLDYKLKFVEHNIHFLQEVLQNRKSDFLEWCIIGLLSIENVISIYEILKDSNAVS from the exons ATGGGTGGAAGATGGATAAAAACCCTCTCTTCCCTTTTGTATAACAACAACCACCGGCACATATTAACTCCACCTTCTTCTCCTTCACTATCCAAACCCCACTTTCCCTTTTTCATCAACCGTTTCCTCACTGTCGCCGCAATCCCTTGTCATATCGACCCGGATCCGATTGATTTGGATCATACTCGTGGATTCGGTGCCCCGGAGGATGATCCCTGTGTCAAAGTCCCCATCAAGGCCTTCTTCCTTTCCACCAG TATAAATTTGAAAGGCATTCAGGCTGACAATCCAAGAAACATTGTACCTCCATCTTCCCGCTCAGCATTAAACTATGTTGCTCTCCGCTTCTGCAACTATAATTTGGATGCTAAT GGACATGGATTTCATGTGAAAGCAAGCAACTGTCGTTATATGGTTGTCTACCAGTATGGATCCGCTGTTTTGTTTAATATTGAGGATCATGAAGTGGATATTTACCTGCAACTAGTTAAGAGGCATGCATCTGGTTTACTTTCAGAGATGGTGAAAGATG ATTATGCAATAAGGGAGAAACCACAATTAGTTGAGGATATGCAAGGTGGTCCAGACTACATAGTTCTGAAATCTTTAGACACTGATGGCATTCGATTAATTGGAAGTGTGCTGGGACAAAGCATAGCTCTGGATTATTTTGTCTCACAG GTTGATGGCTTAGTTGAAGAGTTTGCAGGCATAAATCGTGGAATGGAGAAAACCGGAACTTTCACCATGGATAAAAAGAAGTTGCTTCAGCTTGTTGGGAAGGCTAACTCCAATTTGGCTGATGTGATTCTTAAAGTTGGTCTCTTCGAAAG ATCAGAAATTGCTTGGAGGGATGCAAAGTATGCTCAAATATATGAGTATCTTAGGGAGGAGTATGAAGTAGCACAACGCTTTGGAAACCTAGATTACAAATTGAAATTTGTAGAG CACAATATTCATTTTTTACAAGAAGTTCTCCAGAACAGGAAGTCGGATTTCTTGGAATGGTGCATTATTGGTCTATTATCAATTGAAAATGTTATATCCATATACGAGATTCTAAAAGATTCAAACGCAGTTTCGTAG
- the LOC127119616 gene encoding uncharacterized protein At5g01610 codes for MEKALTKVTSLKIGLGDSWFTKKAKEEFSNISQDINTFSNTVEEKAKWVFNKLKGKPQKSLPDLLRDFNLPPGLFPQNTICYEFDEIKGKLIVYLPSACEVSFKDSSVLRYATRVKAVLTRGKLSAIEGMKTKVLVWVKVTSVTVEGYKSDKIWVTAGVKKSRPKDAFDTPRDAVRVPEF; via the exons ATGGAGAAAGCTCTTACTAAAGTAACAAGCTTGAAGATAGGACTTGGAGATTCATGGTTTACTAAAAAAGCTAAAGAAGAGTTCTCTAACATCTCTCAAGACATCAAT ACTTTCTCTAATACAGTTGAAGAGAAGGCCAAATGGGTTTTTAACAAACTCAAAG GTAAGCCACAAAAAAGCTTACCAGATCTTCTCCGCGACTTCAATTTACCGCCGGGGCTATTTCCTCAAAACACAATCTGTTATGAGTTCGACGAAATCAAGGGTAAGTTGATTGTCTACTTGCCATCTGCATGTGAGGTAAGCTTCAAGGATTCCTCTGTACTGCGATACGCAACCCGTGTCAAAGCTGTTCTTACAAGGGGAAAGCTTTCGGCAATAGAAGGAATGAAAACCAAAGTTCTTGTATGGGTTAAGGTGACAAGTGTGACAGTTGAAGGTTACAAATCTGATAAGATTTGGGTGACTGCTGGTGTAAAGAAGTCAAGGCCAAAAGATGCTTTCGATACGCCTCGTGATGCTGTTAGAGTACCGGAATTCTGA